The following is a genomic window from Collimonas fungivorans Ter331.
GCCGGCTGCTGGTCGCTATTACCCTTGAACAGGATGAAGGCCGCGCCATGCGGATCGGCGGCCACGGCGAAGCGGCCGACGCCGGGAATGTCGTCCGGCGGCCGGCGGATAGTACCGCCGGCCGCGGTGACCCGCGCTGCATAGGCGTCGACGTCGCTGACCCCGATATAGCCGTTCCAGCAAGGTTTCGCGCCCATGGCGCGTGCGTCTTCGGGGATCGGCATCAGGCCGCCGACCATGGTGGTCCCGGCTGACAATATGATGTAGGAACGGTCGCCCATGCCGGCGTCCTGCGTGTTCCAGCCGACTACGCTTTGATAGAAAGACTCTGCGGCCTTGGCGTCGCTGGTCATGAGGTCGTACCACACGAATTTTGCTGGTTCGGCAGACATTTGGAATGGCTCCTTTGCTTCTTGGGTTCGAGTCGGCCTCAGCTGCCCACGATCGTGTCAGGCGGCGCTTGGAAATACATTATCCGCCCGATAACCGGGGAGTGGAAGCAGGGTGTTTGTGTTGCGGCGCAATAACTGATTGTAAAACCGGATTTTTCCTACATACGGGCGCACTCCATAGTTATTAAGATTGGACATACAGTGAAGCTGACCGGCGCTGCCGGGACAACTAGCTTCCTTCAACTCTGACGAATGGCGGGAATACATGATGAAACTTCAAGATGAACAATGGCAAGAGCTGGAACCCTTGTTGCTGGGGAAACAGAGCGATCCTGGCGTCAACGCAAAGAACAATCGCCTGTTTATCGACGCCGTGCTGTGGATCGTGACGCGGAATTCGGCATGGCGCAATTTGCCGCGCGAGTTCGGCAACTGGACTGCCACTTACATGCGCTTCCGGCGCTGGAACGAAAGCGACTTCTGGCGCCAGCTGAAACAAAGCGACATCCAGGCGCCAGGCCTGGCTCAGCTACTGGAACAGATCGTCCATTACGGCGACCTGTACACGCGCCGCATCGAGCAGCGCCAGCAACGGAAAATCTCCCGTACCGCATACAAGGCGACGCTGGCTCCGGTCAAAGCGGCGGCCGCCAGGCAGCCAGCCTTGGCGCCAGGCGAGTCGACCTCGCACTGGGTTCATCTGGTGGCGCCGGGCTGACTTGGACATTTCCCCGCGCTGCGCTACAGTAGCGGCATGACAATACCGCTTTCAGACCTGGAAAAAATCGCCGCTCTTACCCTGGAGCATTACAATCAGCGCGCCGACGATTTCCGTGACGGCACCCGCGATCACGACGTCAGCCAGAACATCGCGGCGCTGCTGCGCCATATCCAAGGCACGCCGCCGTTCGCCATCCTCGACGTCGGCTGCGGCCCCGGGCGCGACCTGCGCACGTTCAGCAAGCTCGGCCACACCGCCATCGGCGTCGAAGGCGCCGCCCGTTTCGTCGAGATGGCGCGCGCCGACAGCGGCTGCGAAGTGTGGCAGCAGGACTTTCTCCAGCTCGATTTTCCCGACAGCCGCTTCGACGGCATCTTCGCCAATGCGGCGCTGTTCCACATTCCCAGCCAGGAACTGCCGCGTGTGCTGCGCCAGTTCCATGCCACGCTGAAGCCGGGCGGCGTGCTGTTCAGCTCCAATCCGCGCGGCGGCAACGAAGAAGGGTGGAACCGCGGACGCTACGGCGCTTACCACGACCTCGATGCCTGGCGCGGTTTCATGGCCGATGCCGGCTTTGCCGAACTTGAACATTACTATCGTCCCGAGGGACTGCCGCGCGACCAGCAGCCGTGGCTGGCCAGCGTCTGGCGCAAGCAGGACCGATAGGTTCGCCGCGCCATGGGCCGGAATGCTCAGCCGGTGCTGATGTCCCACTTACGAATATTTGATTGTATGCGGAAGATATGGGCCCGCTTAAATTGATATTCCTACGTAATAAAAATCATTGTGCAACGTCTCTGAATAAAAGCCCGTTGAGTTCGGGCTTTGACGTGAAAGCAAAGAACCGATTTCAGGTGAGCCCAAACGTTTTCCTGATGCCTGCCCCAACCGGGCCTGCAGGCATGAAGCGGCGCAGTTTAGCCAAAAGAGAGGCCTCGCCTTTAGGCGTGCGGCGCATCTTCCACACGTCCAAAGCGGCATCGACAATCGTGCTGGCGACGCCATCGGGCGCCGGTGCTTTCCGGATATTTTTTTGAATTGCCTGGGAAACCACGCTGCGCACTATTGACGAGTACATCGATGCGTCTGGCCTGAGCGATGATGGCCTGGATTCCATATTGAACTGACGCTTCGTCACGGATATCCATTTCGACCAGCACAACACCGGGTATTGCCTGTGCTTTTGTAGTGCTGCGTACTGTGCCGAATACTTGGCATCCACGCTTGACAAACTTCTCTGCGGTGACGCGCCCGATGCCTGATGAAACGCCGGTAATCACGACAACTTCAGAATTCGGCATTGCAGTTCCTTTTGTATGAGTGAATGGAGATTAACGACAGATCAGCTTTGCGACGGCGTTGGCCTGATCTTGAACCAGATGGAATACATGGCCGG
Proteins encoded in this region:
- a CDS encoding class I SAM-dependent methyltransferase, which codes for MTIPLSDLEKIAALTLEHYNQRADDFRDGTRDHDVSQNIAALLRHIQGTPPFAILDVGCGPGRDLRTFSKLGHTAIGVEGAARFVEMARADSGCEVWQQDFLQLDFPDSRFDGIFANAALFHIPSQELPRVLRQFHATLKPGGVLFSSNPRGGNEEGWNRGRYGAYHDLDAWRGFMADAGFAELEHYYRPEGLPRDQQPWLASVWRKQDR
- a CDS encoding SDR family NAD(P)-dependent oxidoreductase, which codes for MPNSEVVVITGVSSGIGRVTAEKFVKRGCQVFGTVRSTTKAQAIPGVVLVEMDIRDEASVQYGIQAIIAQARRIDVLVNSAQRGFPGNSKKYPESTGARWRRQHDCRCRFGRVEDAPHA
- a CDS encoding VOC family protein gives rise to the protein MSAEPAKFVWYDLMTSDAKAAESFYQSVVGWNTQDAGMGDRSYIILSAGTTMVGGLMPIPEDARAMGAKPCWNGYIGVSDVDAYAARVTAAGGTIRRPPDDIPGVGRFAVAADPHGAAFILFKGNSDQQPAPVAAGTPGHVGWHELHAGDGEQAFTFYADLFGWTKDEALDMGPLGIYQTFSTGGAAVGGMMTKTADMPATCWLYYVNVESVDAAIARISHGGGKVLMGPHQVPGGSWIVQGLDPQGAMFALVSAHR
- a CDS encoding transposase, whose amino-acid sequence is MMKLQDEQWQELEPLLLGKQSDPGVNAKNNRLFIDAVLWIVTRNSAWRNLPREFGNWTATYMRFRRWNESDFWRQLKQSDIQAPGLAQLLEQIVHYGDLYTRRIEQRQQRKISRTAYKATLAPVKAAAARQPALAPGESTSHWVHLVAPG